DNA sequence from the Pirellulales bacterium genome:
AGGAACTCGAACAATTGCGATCACCGGGCACCCTCTTCCCGAGCATCTCCTCGATGGAGATGGGAGCTTGTTCGAGTTCCTTCAATAATTCACGGTCAAGTATAATTTGCAGGTGGTTGTGCTGTAAATGGGCGATACAGGGCGGCCATGGGGAAGAAGCGATATAGGGGACAATGCAAGTGGATCCGGGCCTGGACGGACTGTTACTCTCGCGGCGGCGAAGGCGCGTTACGGAAGATGCTCTCCGGAAGGCCCACTCAGGAAGCGATGTCATCGCTGGTCGAAAAGACGGGCTTGATCGTAGTGAAAAAGTAACTCAATGTGACGTAGATGAGCAACTGGGCCTGCATGGTGATGAGCGCCTTGGCCTGGAATCTGAAAGCCTGCCAACGGCATACGGCTGTGGAACAGTGAGGCAACGAAAATTAGCTCAGCGCATTTCGCCGCTATTCGTCACCGCGCGGCCCGCGGCGCGATTGTTTTTTTTGCGAGTGAGCCCGTTTGCCTTCCACGCGACGCCGGATCGAGGTTTTGGTCGGTTTCGTCTTTTTCCGCGGCTTGGGCACAGCGGCGACCGCAGCGAGCATGGCACGCAGTTTTTCGAGGCAATCGCGCTGGTTTTGGGCCTGATCGCGAAACCTCTGACTGCTGAGTACAACTGCGCCATCGACCGTAATCCGGCTGGCGTAACGCTGCAGAAATCGATGCCGCATGCCGTCCGGCAAGCGAGTGGTATCGCGGATGACCCACCGTAGTACCGCTTTGGAGTTCACCTT
Encoded proteins:
- the arfB gene encoding aminoacyl-tRNA hydrolase; the encoded protein is MLRTPPNLQIPLDEIQFSFVRSSGPGGQNVNKVNSKAVLRWVIRDTTRLPDGMRHRFLQRYASRITVDGAVVLSSQRFRDQAQNQRDCLEKLRAMLAAVAAVPKPRKKTKPTKTSIRRRVEGKRAHSQKKQSRRGPRGDE